In one Vanessa tameamea isolate UH-Manoa-2023 chromosome 10, ilVanTame1 primary haplotype, whole genome shotgun sequence genomic region, the following are encoded:
- the LOC113399717 gene encoding WD repeat and FYVE domain-containing protein 3 isoform X4, translated as MNLMRKLRGASASTSAEPSETASSSSHVQLGLMHLKKLFAEYTHPPQPLTEAEKDDKLYNMLPLFCKVFGTSPSSEMNEKFWDILSFCQQVSKLMVSEIRKRASNQSTEAASCAIAKFLEIENSEESSNGWMLLSTLNLLAAGDQSLIQVMTTAAIPSTLVKCLYLFFDLPEIPESEADVQDDNSEFTPRERRILLQKIFVQVLVRLCSHPFPCEELARKDDLSLLFSAITSWCAPYNMMWRKSAAEVLMTLSRHGLTQSVVHYINNKGCVGLCIENMQKIPELTPLEVVEMFVAVFCFLKDSSEVSQLLLDDFRTCQGYLFLSEFLLKLEEERVSGTEARAALRNLVLMISSLCACGFSELRPTRANTELFQLQGFVLPQPSTPGQAVRNVQAFQVLQSVFLKSTSPALCCTILDAISSVYHADNANYFILENQNTLSQFSERIHTKNAEIQEKFFELLEFIVFQLNFVPCKELISLSLLLKANRSRSCSILCIKTLLNILKHNVIFKDVYREVGMLEVFVTCLSRYAVFLKDKQLLEEERSKKETDKSTDSPKPPERKKRQSRQDSLIKDPNADTEEEELGSLVMEGLTALLNGNVNNCNVFRDCGGAKCVHGMVVHESCRSKALGVVRELIVSGSGEEDMSALLCGMHAAPNDALKLKLHILKALLVCLRDSHRTRTIFRKVSGFVYVTSVLVSLEGRLKGNELIDPDMLNLIHIVFYTISTAMRFEPANAKFFHHEICMTTLYETIRLLGCFTEDVELQNDTEPGDPELYEVFHDLFTGNILEMTLPDNIPVVFVNACIVLRLLYDVALDSFDKPTFCGSLNVKSPSLTRQSSAINEAKPAGRATPLNLATASTSGEAWVVHSGVVIVLAKLLPALPRPPEHAPHARAMRDYLAHVLKSLVRSERNQQVMCGAGLAGEVLRVCGAALRAERHPLHAPAMYVLERLAAHALRPAELREFLRMGNPLNCLAPEPGQVWQPGGPVPLTRIKTLVSMTTPRDYRSQNSCTQPPFVEFDMSAEGFGCLYLPSIAPQSANLNALGTQDNTTLGGIGSGDRVFPPQTGLTYSTWICVEKYSDPRTDPHCVRLLTLVRNINNSRDEHLVCLTVVLSARDKAIIVSTQETLVPHNVGEWEPDGVGECGARVWCPDLQHEGQWHHLALLFNRAVLKNSSFSLYLDGQHMHSGKLHYVSANPGGGAATLSGASSVYCVVGTPPQWRRYSRLVWRQGPALLLEDVLSAQTVSIIYQLGPHYVGTLQAPLPPGQNQEPLAPLIAEEKVVFGINARAISQLTLAKIRKVYSKNDNKAIAKQLGMSSHENATPIRILHNSAGHLMGPARCLGGTVVGYLGVRVFSPKPAAIMIDTVGGCSVLLGLIAMAQDVECLYAGVKALVCVVRSNKAAQAEMDRRKGYQTLAMLLKKKKPLLNSHILHLIFGLVGTVDSQKETSSIPNLTAFQDLICDLEVWLNAPGGLIKSLLEHLFELATETAHRTHNLRTMRELQLVPKLLYIVNDIRVASTKNVLIQLLANLLGGQPRPSDLLCLGQFLAYTLPLPSQSEQGVVVKEGDSDKECEGEIILLRNKCLCFIHCLVVMTRNVESTIVCEEVSRVLGTDWLLSFMQENVHPSSVLLALKILVVLCSGQGQQSSIMQRFRESAGTGGWLRHTELVASQQTGVVLTAAVHSHSHLHTQLLYTSGFTLLAWLSLFHLQIPELYYLLFGLALGQPMHHLSTDRAVSVERVWGAAWGSAVPSRQSSAAVAARITLCPEAVVILLATVRALIHAEPESLPEWLSDHPVAIIQVLFSFYNTLPDFVSLMMSAEVLTALASTLFPPNTKDDIHMPICESGDSSGASTPGAEEAGAAAGAGAAAGAALTQHAARQVVMDFLRVIVLDSLPLGVSAKAAPSASSDPAAPSMFCTPCSPCSAPPRSYFYSVIDLVLDASPANSTSQQQIEYQTEVLTTIMENLLNTELFGTESNISNVCYLAARLVDKLWQGQLSRDPHEVFDFLVKLLTQAKKKSSVISLEGLHHCLNRTILFLLSRSTDSIADQMSVLEALHKLTTNRLLIFGAGNHELEFIGCLTYCLLQLNANMKIVLESHMRTTWHVNPSGDLESRDDRLTAHQGRNLMAGAARRVWEELYACKKPAIEEVFKASLAPPAAAARAPDLGLAREQLADCAHRLWLGYIDTERKAVYRVPWELHNQIQSKIQKVTGGLTRLASRTKVKKEDSAKQRAHLPREHALAYMQDHVQLVRQAWGAALATSANTAAHTTRYVQAEWGGAWRELTRERGLWGPPRAPPLDKWALHCTEGPCRMRKQLRRNLAFYTHYPHRPHLEGSDNRQLKYKVAQSRDSKEYYRIYQQSRGSTNVGETDGIEPTELQTFEEEIQSNKDSSIEVPNDEGSPSDLVSSGVVSRGTNQSTEANEDGPDAEDEDEPQPPPPDNQTLLRLLEHHEKITHMFRCARIQGLDTTEGLLLFGREHCYVIDGFTLLKNREIRDLDSCPDDYDPILPSQGIQRSNQRQCSKFLYEDIREVHKRRYLLQPIALEVFSSDGRNYLLAFPRKVRNKVYSRFTALATGMADSAAGSVAGQKRGVAVEQPAGLLATLIGDTSVTQRWLRGEISNFQYLMHLNTLAGRSYNDLMQYPVFPWILADYDSLELDLTHPATFRDLSKPMGAQSSDRLEQFRKRYKEWDDPHGETPPYHYGTHYSSAMIVCSYLVRMEPFTQHFLRLQGGHFDLADRMFHSIKEAWNSASRHNMADVKELIPEFFYLPEFLVNSNNFDLGSKQSGVALGDVVLPPWAKDDPREFIRMHRAALESDYVSHRLHHWIDLVFGYKQQGPPAVEASNVFHHLFYEGNVDIYNIDDPLKKNATIGFINNFGQIPKQLFKKAHPSKKMSQRSSTILDPNNIIPSQGITPPEKLFFHNLENLRPSLQPVKEVKGPVGQILYTDKAILAVEQNKVLMPPSYNKYVAWGFADHSLRIGNYDNDKTIFVCETVAQACGEIVTCVCLSDKTIVTAGTSTVVTVWQYWSRRRRLAVKTCLYGHEEAVTCLAASAAYNLVVSGSRDGQLIVWDVERGAFVRQLVPSPAAPAPPPPVSALAIDDLTGDIATCSGSWLHVWSINGSPLGAVDTGGGERAPQVLCVAFSQTREWDPLNVVITGSTDGVVRMWSIDYLAKTVDDEVRSTDVDSTEDQPSTINKETLNQISLQDSEDAKSESDVKSDNTKTEDIEPCEREAAIKRVEALVKQMSLSQDHAGNLTKSGSESSLSDTGETTSAKESARRHDEKDICSDNEEPQYERKEEIDSCEETKEEYDNEKDLEDEKESVTHRSKLQKQGNVVLRRKSKANPLFRKSGGSIGDSSETSSVETTQSMETPEGGLRPSKSDTSLTDSFVVLSAPSSPAPVQRPVVKDTSYPDTGVTWVRRLVLRGKLTMHTAYERRDNACPASVTAVAAARSGRGLAVGDARGRIFRWSAPDMSSAAGARGGPADHWIRDDTAPYCTQCQVRFTALERRHHCRECGAVFCGRCSRYEAPVRRLRALRPVRVCQRCHDHIHAGND; from the exons ATGAATCTAATGCGCAAATTGCGTGGGGCGTCCGCCTCAACATCCGCGGAGCCTTCGGAGACTGCAAGCTCGTCTTCTCACGTACAACTGGGATTAATGCACCTAAAAAAACTCTTTGCTGAGTATACCCATCCACCACAGCCGTTGACAGAAGCAGAAAAAGATGATAAATTGTATAACATGCTACCTCTCTTTTGTAAG GTATTTGGAACCAGTCCATCAAGTGAGATGAATGAAAAATTTTGGGACATACTATCCTTTTGTCAACAAGTTTCAAAGCTTATGGTATCTGAAATAAGGAAAAGAGCTAGCAATCAAAGTACCGAGGCAGCTAGTTGTGCAATAGCAAAATTTCTAGAGATAGAGAATTCAGAGGAATCAAGCAATGGATGGATGCTACTGTCTACATTAAATCTATTGGCAGCTGGTGACCAATCATTGATACAG GTTATGACTACTGCTGCTATACCATCCACATTAGtcaaatgtttgtatttattttttgatctGCCTGAAATTCCTGAATCAGAAGCTGATGTTCAAGATGACAACAGTGAATTCACACCAAGAGAGAGGAGGATACTTTTACAAAAGATTTTTGTTCAA GTCTTAGTAAGACTTTGCAGTCACCCATTTCCATGTGAGGAACTGGCAAGAAAAGATGATTTAAGTTTGTTATTCTCTGCAATAACCTCATGGTGTGCACCCTATAATATGATGTGGAGGAAGTCTGCAGCAGAAGTATTGATGACATTGTCTAGGCATGGCTTGACTCAATCTGTTGTACACTACATTAACA aTAAAGGGTGTGTAGGCCTTTGTATCGAAAACATGCAAAAGATTCCAGAGTTAACACCATTAGag GTAGTAGAAATGTTTGTAGCAgtattttgtttcttaaaagATTCAAGTGAAGTTAGTCAATTACTATTGGACGATTTTCGGACTTGTCAAGGATATTTATTTCTATCTGAATTCCTTCTGAA atTAGAAGAGGAACGCGTCAGTGGGACGGAAGCGCGAGCTGCTTTAAGAAATTTGGTCCTTATGATATCTTCTCTCTGTGCTTGTGGATTTTCCGAACTGCGACCGACCAGGGCCAACACGGAATTATTCCAGTTACAAGGATTCGTGTTACCACAACCTTCTACGCCTGGACAGGCTGTGAGAAATGTACAAGCGTTTCAG GTATTGCAATCCGTGTTCTTGAAATCCACATCACCAGCTCTTTGCTGTACGATCCTCGACGCGATATCGAGCGTGTACCACGCGGACAACGCGAACTACTTCATCTTAGAGAATCAGAACACGCTCAGCCAGTTCTCAGAAAGGATACATACGAAAAATGCTGAGATACAAGAAAAGTTCTTTGAGCTTCTGGAATTTATAGTATTTCAGTTGAACTTTGTGCCGTGCAAGGAATTGATTTCACTGTCGTTATTATTGAAAGCTAATAGGTCAAGAAGTTGTAGTATATTATGCATAAAgacattattgaatattttaaa acacaacgttatatttaaagatGTTTATCGAGAAGTCGGAATGCTGGAGGTGTTCGTGACGTGTCTTTCCCGATACGCAGTATTTCTAAAAGACAAACAGCTGCTCGAGGAAGAGAGGTCTAAGAAGGAGACCGATAAGTCGACCGATTCTCCGAAGCCACCCGAGAGGAAAAAAAGGCAGTCGAGGCAAGACTCTTTAATTAAAGATCCCAATGCCGACACAGAGGAAGAAGAACTCGGGTCGTTGGTCATGGAGGGGCTGACCGCTCTATTGAACGGGAACGTGAACAACTGCAACGTGTTCCGCGACTGCGGCGGTGCCAAGTGCGTACACGGGATGGTAGTGCATGAATCGTGCAGAAGTAAAGCTTTAG GTGTGGTGAGAGAGTTGATAGTGAGCGGTTCGGGCGAGGAGGACATGTCTGCGCTTCTGTGCGGAATGCATGCGGCGCCGAACGATGCCTTAAAACTGAAACTTCACATATTAAAAGCTTTACTGGTTTGTTTAAGAGATTCACATCGGACAAGGACTATTTTTCGAAag GTTAGCGGATTTGTATATGTAACAAGTGTACTAGTCTCTCTGGAAGGTAGACTTAAAGGAAATGAATTGATAGATCCCGACATGCTAAATCTAATACATATAGTATTCTACACTATTAGTACGGCGATGAGGTTCGAACCTGCAAATGCCAAATTTTTTCATCACGAG ATTTGCATGACAACATTGTACGAAACGATACGATTATTGGGTTGCTTTACCGAGGATGTCGAGTTGCAAAATGATACGGAACCGGGCGATCCAGAGCTCTATGAAGTTTTTCACGACCTTTTTACGggaaatatattagaaatgac ATTACCAGATAATATACCAGTCGTTTTTGTAAACGCATGTATCGTATTGAGGTTGCTCTACGACGTTGCGCTCGATTCGTTCGACAAGCCAACGTTTTGTGGTTCACTCAACGTAAAGTCCCCAAGCTTGACGAGGCAAAGCTCTGCTATCAACGAG GCTAAACCAGCGGGCCGCGCCACCCCTCTCAACCTCGCGACGGCCTCAACGAGCGGGGAGGCGTGGGTCGTGCACTCGGGCGTGGTCATAGTGCTGGCGAAGCTGCTGCCCGCCCTGCCGCGCCCGCCCGAACACGCGCCGCACGCTCGCGCCATGCGGGACTACCTCGCACACGTACTCAAGAGTCTCGTCAGGAG CGAGCGCAACCAGCAAGTGATGTGCGGCGCGGGGCTGGCGGGCGAGGTGCTGCGCGTGTGCGGCGCGGCGCTGCGGGCGGAGCGCCACCCGCTGCACGCACCCGCCATGTACGTGCTGGAGCGCCTCGCCGCGCACGCGCTGCGCCCCGCCGAGCTGCG GGAATTCCTACGAATGGGAAATCCTCTAAATTGCCTTGCTCCCGAGCCGGGACAGGTTTGGCAGCCCGGTGGGCCGGTCCCGCTCACTCGAATCAAGACGTTAGTCTCGATGACGACGCCCCGAGATTACAG GTCACAAAACTCGTGCACTCAGCCCCCATTCGTTGAGTTCGATATGTCTGCGGAAGGATTCGGTTGTTTATATTTACCGAGCATTGCTCCTCAGTCGGCCAACTTGAATGCGCTCGGAACTCAAGACAATACCACTCTCGGTGGAATCGGCTCTG gtGACAGAGTATTTCCACCACAAACAGGATTGACGTATTCGACATGGATATGCGTGGAGAAATACTCCGATCCGCGCACCGACCCGCACTGCGTGAGGCTATTGACGCTTGTTCGGAACATTAACAATAGTCGGGACGAACACCTCGTATGTCTCACCGTAGTACTGTCTGCGAGAGATAAGGCTATTATTGTATCGACACAGGAGACTTTAGTTCCACACA ACGTAGGCGAGTGGGAGCCGGACGGCGTCGGCGAGTGCGGCGCGCGCGTGTGGTGCCCCGACCTGCAGCACGAGGGGCAGTGGCACCACCTCGCGCTGCTCTTCAACAGGGCCGTGCTCAAGAACTCCTCCTTCTCACTCTATCTAGACG GACAACACATGCACTCGGGCAAGCTGCACTACGTGAGCGCCAACCCCGGCGGCGGCGCGGCCACGCTGTCGGGCGCGTCCAGCGTGTACTGCGTGGTGGGCACGCCGCCGCAGTGGCGCCGCTACTCGCGCCTCGTGTGGCGCCAGGGGCCCGCGCTGCTGCTGGAGGAC GTACTCTCCGCGCAAACTGTCTCAATAATATATCAGCTCGGGCCACACTACGTGGGAACTCTACAAGCTCCGTTACCACCTGGACAAAATCAAGAACCCCTAGCGCCCCTGATTGCCGAGGAAAAAGTAGTTTTTGGGATAAACGCTCGTGCGATCTCCCAACTCACCCTTGCTAAGATACGCAAGGTTTACAGCAAAAACGATAATAAGGCTATAGCGAAACAACTAGGTATGTCGTCGCACGAGAACGCGACGCCTATACGAATATTGCACAATTCTGCAGGCCATCTAATGGGTCCAGCTCGATGCTTAGGTGGAACGGTGGTTGGATATCTGGGAGTGAGAGTGTTCAGTCCAAAGCCAGCGGCTATCATG ATAGATACAGTAGGTGGATGTTCCGTATTACTTGGGTTGATAGCAATGGCGCAAGATGTTGAGTGTTTGTATGCTGGGGTTAAGGCTCTTGTGTGCGTAGTACGTTCTAACAAGGCGGCTCAAGCAGAAATGGACCGCAGAAAAGGATACCAAACACTGGCAATGCTGTTGAAGAAAAAGAAACCTTTACTTAATTCCCACATCTTGCATTTAATATTCGGCTTAGTTGGCACAGTCGATAGCCAAAAAGAAACTTCGTCGATTCCAAATTTAACCGCATTTCAG gaTCTAATATGTGATCTTGAAGTATGGTTGAATGCACCAGGTGGTCTTATAAAATCCCTTCTAGAACATTTATTTGAACTAGCAACAGAAACAGCACACAGAACGCACAATTTACGCACAATGAGAGAACTGCAACTAGTACCTAAACTACTCTATATCGTGAACGATATAAGGGTTGCAAGCACAAAGAATGTTCTGATTCAGTTACTAGCAAACCTGTTAGGAGGTCAGCCTAGACCCAGCGATTTACTCTGCCTCGGACAATTCCTGGCGTATACACTACCACTTCCCTCTCAATCAGAGCAAGGAGTTGTGGTAAAGGAAGGAGATTCTGACAAGGAATGTGAAGGCGAAATAATTCTTCTGAGAAATAAATGCCTATGCTTTATACATTGTCTCGTAGTAATGACAAGAAATGTGGAAAGTACAATTGTATGCGAGGAAGTATCGAGAGTTCTCGGAACCGATTGGCTTCTGAGTTTTATGCAAGAGAATGTTCATCCGAGCTCAGTTTTACTGGCATTGAAAATATTAGTGGTTCTCTGTTCTGGTCAAGGACAGCAGTCATCCATAATGCAAAG GTTCCGCGAGAGTGCCGGCACGGGTGGCTGGCTGCGCCACACAGAGCTCGTGGCGTCGCAGCAGACGGGCGTGGTGCTGACCGCCGCCGTGCACTCGCACTCGCACCTGCACACGCAGCTACTCTACACCTCCGGGTTCACGCTGCTCGCCTG GCTATCCCTGTTCCATTTACAAATTCCGGAGCTGTACTACCTTCTGTTCGGTCTCGCCCTCGGCCAGCCGATGCACCACCTGAGCACGGACCGGGCGGTGTCCGTGGAGCGCGTGTGGGGGGCGGCGTGGGGCAGCGCCGTGCCCTCGCGGCAGTCGTCCGCCGCCGTGGCCGCCAGGATCACGCTCTGCCCCGAGGCCGTGGTCATACTACTGGCGACCGTGAGGGCGCTGATACACGCGGAGCCCGAATCGTTGCCGGAGTGGCTCAGCGACCATCCCGTTGCCATAATTCAA gttttattttcGTTCTATAATACCCTGCCGGATTTCGTTTCATTAATGATGAGCGCCGAAGTGCTCACCGCATTGGCGTCCACCCTCTTTCCCCCGAATACGAAAGATGATATTCACATGC CGATCTGCGAGAGTGGTGACAGTTCAGGCGCATCGACGCCGGGCGCGGAGGAGGCGGGCGCGGcagcgggcgcgggcgcggcggcgggcgcggcgctgaCGCAGCACGCCGCCAGACAAGTCGTGATGGACTTCCTGCGCGTGATCGTTCTCGATTCACTACCCCTCGGAGTCTCCGCTAAAGCCGCTCCG AGCGCGTCCTCTGACCCCGCGGCTCCGTCAATGTTTTGTACGCCATGTAGTCCCTGCTCCGCCCCACCAAGATCTTACTTTTATAGC GTCATAGATTTAGTTCTGGACGCTTCGCCAGCGAACTCGACGAGTCAGCAGCAGATCGAATATCAAACTGAAGTTTTAACAACAATAATGGAAAATTTGTTGAATACTGAACTTTTTGGTACCGAGTCCAATATCTCCAATGTCTGCTATTTAGCTGCGCGACTTGTTGATAAATTGTGGCAGGGTCAGCTGTCGAGAGATCCACACGAG GTATTCGATTTCTTGGTAAAATTACTGACTCAAGCTAAGAAGAAATCATCGGTTATATCTCTAGAAGGATTACATCACTGCCTAAATAGAACTATATTGTTTTTACTGTCACGGTCTACAGACTCCATAGCCGACCAAATGTCTGTGTTAGAAGCATTGCACAAACTCACGACGAACAG GTTGCTGATATTCGGAGCCGGAAACCACGAGTTGGAATTCATAGGATGCCTAACATACTGTCTACTGCAATTGAACGCGAACATGAAGATCGTCCTGGAGTCGCACATGCGGACGACGTGGCACGTCAACCCCAGCGGCGACCTCGAATCCAGAGACGACAGGCTGACGGCGCATCAAG GTCGCAACCTGatggcgggcgcggcgcggcgcgtgTGGGAGGAGCTGTACGCGTGCAAGAAGCCCGCCATCGAGGAGGTGTTCAAGGCGTCGCtggcgccgcccgccgccgccgcgcgcgcgcccgaCCTCGGCCTGGCGCGCGAGCAGCTGGCCGACTGCGCGCACCGCCTGTGGCTCGGCTACATCGACACCGAGCGCAAG GCGGTCTATCGAGTTCCGTGGGAGCTCCATAATCAGATTCAATCCAAAATTCAGAAAGTGACCGGTGGCTTGACCCGTTTGGCATCTAGAACAAAAGTAAAAAAGGAGGACTCCGCTAAACAGAGGGCTCATCTACCGCGAGAACACGCTCTGGCTTATATGCAAGATCATGTGCAGCTTGTGAG ACAGGCGTGGGGCGCGGCGCTGGCGACGAGCGCCAACACGGCGGCGCACACGACGCGCTACGTGCAGGCGGAGTGGGGCGGCGCGTGGCGCGAGCTGACCCGCGAGCGCGGCCTGTGGggcccgccgcgcgcgccgccgctgGACAAGTGGGCGCTGCACTGCACCGAGGGCCCGTGCCGCATGCGCAAGCAGCTGCGCCGCAACCTCGCCTTCTACACGCACTACCCGCACCGCCCGCATCTCGAGGGCAGCGACAAC AGACAATTAAAGTACAAAGTGGCACAAAGTCGAGACAGTAAAGAATACTACAGGATATATCAACAATCGCGTGGGTCGACCAACGTCGGGGAAACGGATGGTATAGAACCGACTGAACTGCAAACGTTTGAAGAAGAAATACaaag taataAAGATTCATCAATCGAAGTACCTAACGACGAAGGTTCGCCATCGGATCTCGTCAGCAGTGGCGTTGTTAGCCGAGGAACGAATCAATCAACTGAAG CTAACGAAGACGGACCAGACGCAGAAGACGAGGATGAGCCGCAACCTCCACCGCCGGATAATCAAACACTATTGAGATTATTGGAGCACCATGAGAAG ATTACCCACATGTTCCGCTGCGCGCGTATACAAGGCCTCGACACGACAGAGGGGCTTTTGCTTTTCGGTCGCGAACACTGCTACGTAATAGATGGATTCACTCTCCTTAAAAATAGAGAAATTCGGGACTTAGACAGTTGCCCCGACGATTATGACCCTATTTTACCTAGTCAGGGTATACAGAGGAGCAATCAGAGACAATGTTCCAAGTTTTTGTATGAAGATATCAG agaGGTTCATAAAAGAAGATATTTACTGCAACCGATAGCTTTAGAAGTTTTTTCTAGCGATGGTCGAAATTATTTGCTAGCGTTTCCACGGAAAGTGCGAAATAAG gTATACAGTCGTTTCACGGCACTCGCAACCGGCATGGCGGACAGCGCGGCCGGCTCGGTGGCGGGGCAGAAGCGCGGGGTGGCGGTGGAGCAGCCGGCCGGCCTGCTGGCCACGCTCATCGGAGACACTTCTGTCACACAACGGTGGCTG AGAGGAGAAATATCTAATTTCCAATATCTCATGCATCTCAACACACTGGCGGGGCGGTCGTACAATGATCTCATGCAATATCCAGTTTTCCCATGGATTTTGGCCGACTACGATTCCTTGGAACTGGATTTGACTCACCCGGCGACTTTCAGAGACCTGTCCAAGCCAATGGGAGCCCAAAGTTCAGATAGGTTGGAACAATTTAGAAAGAGATATAAG GAGTGGGATGACCCTCACGGTGAAACACCGCCGTATCACTACGGAACCCACTATTCGTCAGCTATGATAGTATGTTCTTATCTTGTGCGTATGGAGCCGTTCACACAGCATTTTTTAAGACTTCAAGGCGGACATTTTGATTTAGCGGATAG AATGTTCCACTCGATCAAAGAAGCATGGAATTCTGCATCTCGCCATAATATGGCCGACGTTAAAGAATTAATACcggaatttttttatttacctgaaTTTCTAGTTAACTCCAACAATTTCGATTTAG gaaGCAAACAGTCGGGTGTAGCTTTAGGAGACGTCGTGTTACCTCCCTGGGCCAAAGACGATCCTCGTGAATTCATCCGTATGCACCGAGCAGCGCTCGAATCTGACTACGTGTCTCATAGATTGCATCATTGGATTGATCTCGTGTTTGGATACAAGCAGCAGGGACCGCCCGCAGTGGAAGCTTCAAACGTCTTCCATCATTTATTCTATGAAGGAAATGTCGATATATACAA CATCGATGATCCTCTTAAGAAGAATGCAACGATaggtttcattaataatttcggACAAATACCGAAGCAGTTGTTCAAGAAAGCGCACCCTAGTAAAAAAATGTCACAAAGAAGTTCAACTATTTTGGatcctaataatattataccatCTCAAGGCATAACTCCTCCAGAGAAATTATTCTTTCATAATTTGGAGAATTTGAGACCATCTTTGCAACCCGtaaaag AAGTTAAAGGGCCAGTCGGACAAATACTCTATACGGACAAGGCAATCTTGGCCGTGGAACAAAACAAAGTGCTGATGCCCCCATCATATAACAAATATGTGGCGTGGGGATTCGCGGACCATTCCCTACGAATCGGAAATTACGATAacgataaaacaatatttgtgtGCGAAACTGTAGCGCAAGCTTGCGGAGAGATCGTGACGTGCGTGTGCCTCTCCGACAAGACCATAGTGACGGCCGGCACGAGTACC GTGGTGACCGTGTGGCAGTACTGGTCGCGCCGGCGGCGGCTGGCCGTGAAGACATGCCTGTACGGGCATGAGGAGGCGGTCACGTGCCTGGCCGCCAGCGCCGCCTACAACCTGGTGGTGAGCGGCAGCCGCGACGGGCAGCTCATCGTGTGGGACGTGGAGCGCGGCGCCTTCGTGCGGCAGCTCGTGCCgtcgcccgccgcgcccgcgccgccgccgcccgtcTCCGCGCTCGCCATCGACGACCTCACC GGCGACATAGCCACGTGCAGCGGCAGCTGGCTGCACGTGTGGTCCATCAACGGCTCGCCGCTGGGCGCGGTGGACACGGGCGGCGGGGAGCGCGCGCCGCAGGTGCTGTGCGTGGCCTTCAGCCAGACGCGCGAGTGGGACCCACTCAACGTCGTCATCACCGGCTCCACGGATGGCGTCGTCAGG ATGTGGTCTATAGACTACCTCGCAAAAACAGTAGATGATGAAGTGAGGAGTACCGACGTGGACAGCACAGAGGACCAACCGAGTACcattaataaagaaacattGAACCAAATTTCCTTGCAAGATAGCGAGGACGCCAAGTCTGAGAGTGACGTCAAATCTGATAACACAAAGACGGAGGATATTGAACCGTGCGAAAGGGAAGCCGCGATTAAACGAGTCGAGGCGTTAGTTAAGCAAATGAGCTTGTCGCAAGATCATGCAG GAAATCTCACGAAATCAGGATCGGAAAGTTCGCTTTCGGATACAGGTGAAACGACAAGCGCGAAAGAATCGGCTCGTCGACATGATGAAAAAGACATTTGCAGTGATAACGAAGAACCGCAGTACGAAAGGAAAGAAGAAATTGATTCTTGTGAGGAAACAAAAGAGGAATACGATAATGAAAAAGACTTAGAAGATGAAAAAGAAAGTGTAACGCATAGAAGCAAACTACAAAAGCAGGGGAACGTTGTTCTGAGGCGGAAATCAAAGGCTAATCCTTTGTTTCGTAAAA gTGGCGGCAGCATTGGCGATTCCAGCGAAACGAGTTCCGTAGAGACGACACAATCGATGGAGACTCCAGAGGGCGGGCTCCGGCCGAGCAAGTCGGACACCAGTCTCACAGACTCGTTTGTAGTTCTCTCCGCACCCTCGTCTCCGGCGCCCGTGCAGCGACCCGTCGTCAAAGACACGTCTTATCCTG ACACAGGTGTGACGTGGGTGCGACGTCTTGTCCTCCGCGGTAAATTGACCATGCATACGGCATATGAACGTCGCGATAACGCGTGCCCCGCTTCCGTCACTGCGGTCGCAGCCGCTAGGAGTGGACGGGGGTTGGCCGTCGGAGACGCTCGTGGAAGG ATTTTCCGGTGGTCCGCGCCTGATATGTCGAGTGCGGCGGGTGCCAGGGGTGGTCCCGCCGATCACTGGATACGAGACGACACCGCACCCTACTGCACCCAGTGCCAA GTGCGGTTCACGGCGCTGGAGCGGCGCCACCACTGCCGCGAGTGCGGCGCCGTGTTCTGCGGCCGCTGCTCGCGCTACGAGGCGCCCGTGCGGCGCCTGCGCGCGCTGCGGCCCGTGCGCGTGTGCCAGCGCTGCCACGACCACATCCACGCCGGCAACGACTAG